The sequence CGCACGGTGCTCGGCCACCTGGGGATCTGAGGCCGGAACGCGCTTGTCACCGGCCGGGCACGGGAGCCGGCCGCTCGCCGGCGGGTCGCGTTCGGGTGGATCGCATCCGGGTTGATCGCGTTCGGGTCGCCGGTCTTCGTCGTCGGCGTGGTCCTGGCAGGGGTGCCGGCCTCGTTCGCGGCGGACGCGGGGCGCGCCCGGGGCACGGTGGCGGGTTTGGAACGGCGGACCGGCCACGGCGACCTGGCGCGCGGGAACCGGGAGGACGGCCGGTCCGCGGTGCGCCAGCGGCGGACGCCGCCGGGGCCGGTGATCGGGCCGGCGGCGGTCGCCGTGACGGTGGGCCCGATGCCGGCCCCGGGTCCGGGTGCCGTGCCCTGGCTCACGCCGGTTCGGGCTGCGGCTCCGGTCGGGGCGTCGGCGCGATCTTCGGTTCCCACCGGGTGGTGGTCCGCAGATAGCCGTAGATCACCGAGAGCATCGCCACGACGACGAGCGGCCCGAACAGCCACGGCAGTCTGGCCATGTCCATGGGCAGATAGCGGTACGCCAGCAGGAGCGCCACGAAGACCGTCGCGCCGTGGGCGACCAGCTGGGTCCCGGACCGGTCCCAGCCCCGTGCGAGGGAGCGCAGCGCGGCCTCGATCGTGAGCGTGAACACCACGCCGGCCACGATGTCGGCGCCGTAGTGGTAACCGAATCCCAGGGTCGCGGCGAGCGTCGCGACCAGCCAGAACGTGCCTCCGTACCGCAGGACCCGCGGGCCCTTGCGGGAGTGGATGAAAATGGCGGTGGCCCAGGCCGTGTGCAGGCTGGGCATGCAGTTGCGGGGGGTTATCCCGTCGTACAGCATCGGGTGCGGCGTGGTGACCGGCGTCGGCGTGTGCGGCCAGAGGTTGGCCGCCGCCCACTCCAGACCGCCGGTGCCGGAGGCGCCCGGGCCGTAGGCGAAGATCGGCCCGACCACCGGGAAGATCATGTAGATGCCCGGTCCGAGGAGGCCGATCACCAGGAAGGTGCGCACCAGGTGATGACGCGGGAAGCGGCGCTCGGCGGCCACGTTGCGCAGCTGGTACAGCGCGACCACGACCGCGGCCACCGCGAGCTGCGCGTAGACGTAGTCGAGCAGGTGCGTGCCGACCGGGCCGCTGGCGTTCACCAGCCGGCCCACCAGCCATGACGGATTGCCCAGCGCGTGGTCGGCGGTCGCCACGTACTGGTCGAGCACCATCGGGCGGGCCTTCGACGTGACGACCAGCCAGGTGTCACCGGTCTTGCGGCCGGCCATGAGCAGCATGCCCAGGCCGACGCCCTTCAGCAGAAGGGCGCGTTCCTGACCGGTGCGGCGGACGACGGCGAACACCGCGCAGCCCAGGAGCACCCACAGCGCGCCGTTGCCGAAAGGGTGGCCGCCGGTCATCTTGAGGCCGAACGTCCACCGCACCAGCAGGAACACGACGTCGATGCCGAGCGCGATGCCGAAGGTGATGAACCGCTGCCGCCAGGTGAGCACCACCGTCATCAGGCCCATGCTGGCGTACAGCAGGAATCCGGATTTAGGCGGAAATACCAGCTCCCGGGCCTCGGTGGTGAGAGGTCCCCGCAGACCGTAGTGCCGTGCGATGATCTCCAGTGCGATCATGAAACCGAGGGTCGTCACAGCCGCCGCGGTCCAGAGGATCGCCCGTGACCGACATCCCGCCGCGACCCCGGTTCCATCCTTTATTCGGGTAAGCACCCTTGTTGGTATAGGTATCAATTGTTTGGCCGATTTGTTAGTTGTTGTCTAATTAGGTAACTCTTCGCGCCGGACAGTGCGGTTTTCCGGTGTATGACGGGCGATGGGTGCGCTCGTCACGAGTTCGATCATGCTAGCCGAGTGGTGCTGCACGGGTTTGCCTCTTACAGGCAGTACGAAGACCGCCCTCGCGGGCAATACGGAACTCGGTCACTCGCGCGGCCCCACGGTATTCTCGCCGCTCCGGGCGGCGCTTCCCGACAGGGGGGCCGGGCACGGTGTGAGAGGTGACCGACACCGGCACCGCCGAGATGGCCGGCCGGACGACCGTGCGGACCGGGATCGATCCGGATCGAGCACCCGCGTGCCTTCCGCGGGAAGACGCGCGTGCGGGTGAGCGCCGAGCCGATGTCGTGCCGTCGGCCGTCGGGCTCGTCTTCGCGGTCCGGGCCGTCGGCGACTCCGGCCGCCTTGCCGCGACCGGCGAGCGCCCGTGCCGTCGTCGAGCGCCTTCTCACGGGTCCGGCGGCGCGGGCAAAGGATCGCCGGAGCGGGGTGCGCTCGCGTGACACCGGCGACGCGGAAGGGCCGTTCCGGCTCCGGCACCAGTCCCGTCAGGCGTCTCGCTTCGCCCGGGCCGGCGTCGAGGCGGAGGTGTTCGGCGGCGGCGGGCGGCGCACGGGCCGGACGCGTGGCCGGACGCGGACGACGGCGCCCTACGGCGGGAAGCGGCGGAGGGCGCCCGGTCTCCGCGCCGGAGCGGCTGCCCGACGGGACGCCGCGCGTACGGGCATGCGTCACGGAGATCGCGGAGCGGCCCGGGGGCACCGGTCCCGGTGACGTGCGAATCGCGGCCGGGCAAGCGGCAGGACCGCGGTGTGGCGGCTCCACGCGTCCGCCTCCGGCAGAAGACCGGCCTTGACCTCAAGAGCGCTTGAGGTACGAGAGTCACGTCCCATGACACGTCTGCTGGATCTTCATCATGCTTCCGCCGGAACGACGTTGATGAGCGAGTGGCTCACCGGCACCGCCGAACGCTCGCGCGCGGCCCTCGACGCCGTGCGCGAGCAGTGGGCGACGGATCGGACGCCTCCCGGGCGGCTGGCGCAGCACGTCTTCCTGTCCCTGGACGGCACCGGCCTCTTCTTCTACACGCAGTGGACCAGTGATGCGGATCACCTGGCCTGGGCCCGCGCACGGCGCTCCGGACTCGTCGACCGCGTCGACACCCTCGTGCCCGGCATCGAGCGCCCAGGACTGACCCGGACCCGCCTCGTCCGCAGCGTCGTGCACGATGCGCGACGACCGGCCCGCCTCTTCGCCGTGCGCAGGATGCCGGCCGCCGCCGCGGAGGCCGCCGTCACGCCGCCGGCACCGGGCCTGCTCGCGGCACACCTCCACGTGACGCCCGACGGAGAACGCGCCGTCGTCGTCACGGAATGGACCGACGCCGCCGAGACGGGCGACACCGGCGCCAAGTGGTACACCGGCCTCGAGACTGGTGGGCTCGCATGTTGAGGTGTCGCGTATTCGCGGTTGCTGCCCGCACCTCATGACGCTGAGTGAGCAGTCAGGGGTGGTCGATCTGTCTGTCGAAGGAAGGGCAAGCCCGTCTATCATCACCGGCGGGGATTCATGGTCACCGGCGGGGGCTCGCCGCCCGCCCAACTCAGCCGCTACCGCCCGGCGGGAGTGCCGCGAATCGGATGCCGAAGACCGTGCCCAGGCGTACGGTCTCTTTCTCGACTGTGCCCACGAGGTTGACATGAAAGTGAGGGGACAAATCGGTGAACCCTGGGTCGCCAGCTGTTCTTCCAGGGAGAGGACGTTGTGCCTGAGGAGCTCTTGAAGGTCTTCGCGCCTTACGCCTGCGACGTACCACGTACCTTCCTGGGCGTAGTGCGGCACGATCTCGCTTATAATCCCAGGTGCTGGCAACTCCTACGCACACGTGAGGTGCGAAGGTTCCTTGAGGCTGATGCTCGCGGCTGAGCAGCCGGACCATTTCCTGTGGGCTCCAGTTTCTGCTCGCTGAGCGGCCTCTGGCTTGGTTGCCCTTGTGCGACCAACGCCCGTATGGGAAAGGGCGGGAGTATTCGACCTGAGCTCTCTACATTTGGTAGAACTCGGAGTGCTGCTCCGGCGGACGGAGTATGTGGAACATTGAATCGCTCGCGATTTTCTCCGGCGACCGATCGGTCAAAACAATCCTATTGACTTCATACCCTTTGGACTCTAGGAAACGCTGCACAGTCTTCTCGGGGTCGGCCTCGATCTGCTGACGTGTTTCGTCGTCAAGTTCGATGTTCAACTTGACGATCTCGAAGTCCCCTTCGCCGGTCCTTTCGACACTGCCCTGCAATCGTCCATCGGACATGAGAAACCTCCGCTTGACCAGTGTCCCCTCTTTTCGAGCTTCACCCGTGGCCGTCAAGAGCGCAAGTTGGGACTGGTGGGCTCGCATGTTGAGGTGTTGTGTAGTCCCAGATGAGATCGTTCCTGATGTCACCGTGCGTGTCGTCGGGGTCAGCCGCTCTAGGCGCCTCCGCTTCAGTGACCAGTCGAGCAGCCGTTTTGTGGCGTTAGCCATGGTCCCCGCCGACAACCGGGGCCGGAACTTGGAGGAAGTTTGACGGAACGTGCTGGCGAACTCATGACGTTTTGATAGCTGTTCTTTCCAGTCAACTGACAGAGCGGCGATCGAGGATGACGCCTGCCACCAAGCACACCACTACCAAAGCGAGGTCGAAGACCAGCCAGGACACGCTGCCCTCGGCGATAATCTTTTGATGCCTGATGGAATTGAATTGAGCAATAGAAAGACCGATGAAGAGGTAGCCGGTTCGCTTTGCCCAATCTGCGAATACCTTGGCCTGGTCGCGTCCTGAAGTCGGCTTCATCTGCCTCACTGCGGCATCCACGTCTGCCTTCAGAATGCGTTCCTCTTGAGTTTGTCCACGTGCACGAGCGGCCAGTTCAGTGGCATATCGTTCCACGGCCACGGTAAACGCTGCATGGGCCTCGTCGCTGCAGTCCGGGAGTGCCGTGTACCCAGTCGCAAAAACAGTAGAGGCCGCCGGCTGCTTCGCCCCCTCACTCATCGAGCCTCCCCGCTGCCCCTGTTGCGCCGACGGCGCAACCGTCCGTACGTTCCGGATGTCCAGTAGCGTCCGAACCAGCCAAGAGCTGCTGCTGCGAGTGCGTTGATGGCACCGAGGAGGACTGCGCTACCCGCGAAGCCACGTACGACGAGGTAGACGGTTGCCCCAAGGATGGCTAGTCCAGCAACAAGCACGAACAGCCTGTTGGCCAACGCAACGATCTTGGCAGCCGAGCGAGCGCGTGCCATCTCCGCGATTTCTTCGTGGACAAATCGCTGCTCCAGTTCAGCGATGCGGATAAGTCGGTCGGCTAGGGTCGGCGAGACTTCTTCCAAGCGTCGAAGATCCTCGGCTGACGGCATATGGCCAGAGCTGCGAAGAATCTCGATCTCCATTTCGTCGAGATCGGAATCTGAGTCGTCTCTGCTGGCCATAGAGATGCTCCATCTGCGAGCGCAACGCCCGCTCCTCGCCCCTGGTAGGCACGTCTCGCGATGCCTCAATCCTAAAGTGACCTTCGATAGCGCGCCTGGATCCGGTCTGCCATTCGGGTAAGTCACCTGCATTGAGGGTGCAGCCCCTCAGTCGGTCAGGATCGAGGTTGAAGGTGTTACGCGTTCCTGCAATGCAGCCCAGGCGTCACCGTGTGTGGTCGCCAGGAGCGTATCGGCTCCACGTTCCGCCAGCTTCGGTGACGAGGCGGGCGGCGGTCTTGTCGTGGTAGCCGAGGGCCCTCGCGATGACGGGGGCTGGGGCTTGGAGGACGAGCTGGCGGATCGCGGAGGTTCTGCCGCGCTGCGGAGGGACGCCGATCTCGCGCAGGTGGACCTGGAGGCTGACCGAGTTCATCGGCTGACCGGGCTGACGGCCAGGGAAGAGCCAGCAGGCACTTCTGCTGCTGGCGTAGGGCAGGTGCTGGCGGGAACGGAGGTAGGCCCGCATCAGCTCGGCGACGGGCTCTGGGAGGGGAGACGGTGGATCTCCCAGGGAGACAGCGACAGTGGTTTCGTCGTCGGTGACATCGTCGATGGTTAGGCGAACGATGCGGCTCACGGGCTGGGCATAGACGAGAACGAGCGCAGCAACGATGCGGCTCCGCAGAGGCAAGGAGTCGTCGTTGAGGACCCGCCGAAGCATGGCAAGGCGGCGGTGCTGGTTCAGCGGCGCCTGGTCCTGGGTGATGACTTGGGGCGGAAGGGTGAGGTTGGGCATCCGGCCCGTTTTCATGCACCAGCGAAGGAACGTCTGGGCTGGGCGCCGGGTGGCCAACTTCTCGGTGTGCCAGGCGTCGAGGTCGGCCTGCCGACAATGCTCGATGGTGCGGCCTCGGTCGGCGAGCCAGGCAAGGAAGGCGCCGGCCTGGGTGGTCTCCTGCTTGGCCTGGTGCGTCTGGGAGCGTCCCAGCGGCCCCTTCTCCGCCGTGGCCCGCAGTCGGCGCATCTGGTGCCAGGAGGCGAAGTGCCGGAGAAGCAGGTGGTGTTCGGGGTCCTCGATGGTGGCGAGACGTTCGGTCAGCCAGCGCTGATAGAGAAGGATTTGACGGTCGACGCGTGGCAGGACGCCGCTGTCCATCAGCAGGTCGCGCAGGTGGGTAACGGTTCGCCAGGGCCCTTCCTGATGCAGTCCTTCGTGAGTGAGTGGGATGGTGCCGGTGGCCAGGCCGCGCAGGAGACGGACGACGTTGGGGTTGCGGAGCCAAATCAGGCGGCTCTTGGGCCGGTCCATCTCCAGCAGGGCGGTGACCAGTGGTTGCAGCGGAAGCGCGACGTGCCCAGTGCCGTCGTCGAGGAGGCGGGCGAGTGTGTCGGCGAGGGTGCAGCGTTCGCAGAGACGCCCTCCGAGCAAGAGCCCCTCGAAGCCGCAACGGTCGCAGAAGAAGTCGCGGGTGATGCCCGCGCAATCGCGGCAGATCGGCGTGTCGGCGGTGTCCAGACCGGGCAGCAGCCGGTCGGCTCCGCAGTCGGGGCAGGAGCCGCGGACGCGCATCGCGCGGTCGTAGCAGGCCCGGCAGATCGGGCCGTCCGACCACTCCGCCGACTTCGCCGCTCGACGGCCGCAGCGTGCGCAGTTCCGGACATGCCACCGCTCGTACTCTTCCGGCGTCATCGCTCAGCCCTCGGCGTCAGCCGGACCCGTGTGGGTCGGCGGGCGGCGAGGTTGATCGGCGCCTCTTCGCCGGCGGCGCGACGGGCTGGGAGGTTCTGGGCCGAGGTGGCGATCAGGTCGGTGGGCGTGCAGTCGAGGATGTCGCAGAGGGTGGCCAGCACCGGCAGGGACAGCCGTTCCGGGGTGCCGGAGACCAGACGGTGGACCTGGGAAGAGGAGAGCGTGATGCCGCGTTCGGTCAGGTGCGGCATCAGCTCAGCGACGGTGAACATGCCGCGGGCGGCCATCAGCTCGCGCAGGCGCCACCGGTAGCTGATCTGGCGTGGCATCAGGAAGTCCTTCCCGGCCGCAGAGCGGCCTCGATGGTGGCGTCCAGGACGCGACGCAGGGAGCGTGTGCGAAAGTCGGAGGAGACGCAGGTGTAGATCGCGGTGGTGGAGGCGTGGTCGTGGCCGACCTGCTGTTGGACGAACAGCGGGTCGTGGCCGTCCTCGATCAGGTGGGTGATGTAGGACCTGCGCAGCGAGTGAAACTCCAGCGCGGGGTCCAGGCCGACGGCGTCCCGGTAGGCGGCGAAGCGGGAGTCCAGCCGCTGGACCCCGATCCGCGGGCCTCTCTCGGACGGCCAGAGGGCCCGGCTGGTCGAATGACGCATCCCAGGCCGGACCTCGCTGATCCATTCCCCGATCGTGCCTGGTGTCCAGTGCCAGACAGTCAGCACACTGCGACGCTTGGGCGGCGACCCCTTCTTGGCCTTGCCGTAGCGGACCAGCAGGGTGCCGTACTCGCCGAACTCCCGGCCTTCTGGATTGCGGCCGAAGTCGGTGAGATCCAGCATCCGGGTCTCGTTGCGTCGCAGGCCGTAGGCGTACGCAACCTTGAACAAGGCGGCGTCCCGGAAGGCTGGCAACCAGCCCTTGCGGCCCTTGCCGCGAACGCGCAGCACCTCCTCGTCGGCGTGGTCGAAGAACGCCTCCAGCTCGGACTTGGTGAACGCTCGGCGTTCCGGCTCGCCCTCGGCCTCGTCGGCGTGCGTCGCAGCGTTCCAGTCATAGACGACCTGGACCGGGTGGGTACCGAAGTGCCGCAGGCACTCGTCACTCCAGCCGTAGGCCGGGTTGGTCAGGAAGTCACAAAACTGACGCACGGAGCCCTGGTAGTTGCGCAGGGTGGAGCGGACGCAGCCGTGCACGGCCCGCAGATCGGCCGACCATTCGTCGACGTGCTGCGGCGTCCACTGCCACGGCATCGCATCGGCATGCCGGGTGAAGGCGCGGACCGTGCGTTCCTGATCACCGACGTACCCCGGCGAGAGATTCCGGGCGAGCTGCTGGTTGCGCCAGCCCTTGATCATCGCCTCGAAGACCAGCTCGTCCGGCCGCAGCAACGGCAGACCGTCCACCAAGTGCAGCCGAGCAGACCCTGGAACGAGACCGTCTCCACCCATCCGCCATCACTCTCCGTCTATCGCATCTGACGCGAGGATTTCGCATCAGATGCGACACGGGGGCGTCTTCGCAGTTCAATCGCTCGATGGAGTGAGACTCACAGACGCCCGCCGAGGAGACCGCTACCGTGGTTCCAAGGCCAACGCCCCTGGCCGGACCGCTTCCATACAGCCCTCGGCCCGCCTCCAGGACGGGTGCCGCCTATTCGCATCCGATGCAATTGGCGTCAGTAGGAACATCGGTACAGCGGTTGACGCTGAGAACGATCATGGTCAGGGCGTGGGTGTGCCGACCCGGTTCTCGTACGCTCGGCGGCCCTTGCGCCGGGCCGGGACCGCGGGCAGACCCTGGCCGCCGTCGAGCGGCCGGCAGCGGGCGAGGAGCTGGCGGTGTACGGCGGGGACGGCGCTGACGCG comes from Streptomyces sp. SCL15-4 and encodes:
- a CDS encoding helix-turn-helix transcriptional regulator yields the protein MPRQISYRWRLRELMAARGMFTVAELMPHLTERGITLSSSQVHRLVSGTPERLSLPVLATLCDILDCTPTDLIATSAQNLPARRAAGEEAPINLAARRPTRVRLTPRAER
- a CDS encoding antibiotic biosynthesis monooxygenase is translated as MSEWLTGTAERSRAALDAVREQWATDRTPPGRLAQHVFLSLDGTGLFFYTQWTSDADHLAWARARRSGLVDRVDTLVPGIERPGLTRTRLVRSVVHDARRPARLFAVRRMPAAAAEAAVTPPAPGLLAAHLHVTPDGERAVVVTEWTDAAETGDTGAKWYTGLETGGLAC
- a CDS encoding phosphatase PAP2 family protein, which codes for MIALEIIARHYGLRGPLTTEARELVFPPKSGFLLYASMGLMTVVLTWRQRFITFGIALGIDVVFLLVRWTFGLKMTGGHPFGNGALWVLLGCAVFAVVRRTGQERALLLKGVGLGMLLMAGRKTGDTWLVVTSKARPMVLDQYVATADHALGNPSWLVGRLVNASGPVGTHLLDYVYAQLAVAAVVVALYQLRNVAAERRFPRHHLVRTFLVIGLLGPGIYMIFPVVGPIFAYGPGASGTGGLEWAAANLWPHTPTPVTTPHPMLYDGITPRNCMPSLHTAWATAIFIHSRKGPRVLRYGGTFWLVATLAATLGFGYHYGADIVAGVVFTLTIEAALRSLARGWDRSGTQLVAHGATVFVALLLAYRYLPMDMARLPWLFGPLVVVAMLSVIYGYLRTTTRWEPKIAPTPRPEPQPEPA
- a CDS encoding site-specific integrase, translating into MDGLPLLRPDELVFEAMIKGWRNQQLARNLSPGYVGDQERTVRAFTRHADAMPWQWTPQHVDEWSADLRAVHGCVRSTLRNYQGSVRQFCDFLTNPAYGWSDECLRHFGTHPVQVVYDWNAATHADEAEGEPERRAFTKSELEAFFDHADEEVLRVRGKGRKGWLPAFRDAALFKVAYAYGLRRNETRMLDLTDFGRNPEGREFGEYGTLLVRYGKAKKGSPPKRRSVLTVWHWTPGTIGEWISEVRPGMRHSTSRALWPSERGPRIGVQRLDSRFAAYRDAVGLDPALEFHSLRRSYITHLIEDGHDPLFVQQQVGHDHASTTAIYTCVSSDFRTRSLRRVLDATIEAALRPGRTS